In [Phormidium] sp. ETS-05, the genomic window GTGGTGGGGGCAGTGATATTTTCCGCGTCATGGCTGGTTATGGTACTGATGTGATTACTGACTTCACCGACGGTGAAGATAAAATCTGGTTAGCTGGGGGTTTGACTTTTTCCCAGTTGAGCCTGTTTCTCTCTGCCAATGGTGATACAGTTATCAGTGATGGGACAGAATCAATTGCTATCATTGATGGAGTAAATTTGGGTCTAATCAATGACGATAATTTTATTGTTATAGATTGATAAAATGGGGTTAATTTAACTAATAGTTCTGTAGGGTGGGCAGTGCCCAATAATGCTACTGGTATGAAGAGACTCCTGGGTTAGGCACTGCCCACCCTACTAGCTTCAGCCTCACATCTGCCTTAGTGCCAACATAATAAGCTAAATCCGGCTGAAATTCCACATCGCCGGTTTTGCGGAAAGAACAGTTGTTTAAACCCGTGAACGGAATGCGTTTCAAAATGCCATATAGATTAATCGCAAGGGCAATAAGTCCATGATTTGTGCAGTGGTCAAAGCCTACGGAGAGCTGCATTTCCAATCGCATTCTCCCATTGCTGTAATAGCCTTTGGATTTAGCATAGTTGGGGTCATCCAAAGCACTAAGGTACTCCTCCCAGGTGGCCGGAACCCAGGTATCACTGGCAATTAGAGTAGAAAGTTTATCCATACTCATCATCCCGGAGGAAAAATCTACATCTATTCTATATTACTGCTAGTCTAGAACTTTGGCAACCGGCAGAGTCTCCATTCCCCACATCCAGAAATGTGAGAAATTGTAGTTATCGATGCAGTAAGATTATAGAAATTTGCCCGTCTATCGCCGCTATTGCCTTTTTGGCTTTGCTGCAACC contains:
- a CDS encoding Uma2 family endonuclease, which encodes MDKLSTLIASDTWVPATWEEYLSALDDPNYAKSKGYYSNGRMRLEMQLSVGFDHCTNHGLIALAINLYGILKRIPFTGLNNCSFRKTGDVEFQPDLAYYVGTKADVRLKLVGWAVPNPGVSSYQ